From Punica granatum isolate Tunisia-2019 chromosome 1, ASM765513v2, whole genome shotgun sequence:
AAACGGCTCTCTAGTCGCTGAAGGGCACGAACCTACAACAGGCAAGGTATCATCTATGTGCTGTTAAAGAATGGTATTTCCCGGAAATACTGAACAACCCGCTCTGAGAGGCTGCTCTAATACCACATATTGGTGAATATGAGACACTGATGTGCAAATGTAGAAGCATTTATGGCACGCTCCAACTCGCTTAGAATTTACAAGACATGAGAACAGATCTAACAGCGATTTCGTTCAATAACCCATGATAATATCAAACAGCAGAAAGTTTACACACCTGAGAACGTATTCTCCTCCTGCGCTCCAGGAAATCTGACCGATGTTCTAATAAATCGCGATACCTTGCTTCTCTTGATCGAGATGTATCAGCTTCATGATATTGGTCACTGAACAAGCTATCAGACAAACCAGCAGGAGAATATCCTGACGtaggttgaaggcttgcagcATTACTCTCTGCGGCTGAAGTCCTAGTCTCAACGCCCAAGCCCTCTCTTTCAGTGCCTTGACCCTCATCACTTGCTTCACCCTCACGTTGAACAGGACAGTAAGTAAATTCAGATAATGACGAGCGACGGAGAACTCTATCACGAAGCCTCCCAACACTAAGTGTTCGGCTGAAGCGGACATTCCTTTCAACGGGCTCTCGAGCTCCAGCTCGTCTATCAGATGGTCCAGACTCAACATACCCATGCTCAGGAAGTAATCTTGGATTGCGAAAATTCATGTCAACTGCAGCTCTAGCATTGTCAACATCTCTATCCACATCTGAGGTAGAGGAAATTGTCAAGTTGGCTCCTAAATTGTCAGAAGGTTCAGACGCAAGAGAACTTGACCATCTATTACCAAGAGCACCATCAATGAATCGTGTAGGATCTCTATTTACCCGAGATGAATGTAGCGAGTCACTACCTTGTCGGGATTCATTAATATCGAACAAACCACTGCTGGGTGCTCCGTGGAAATGAAGATCCTCTTCATCATCCGATCTCGTCAAATTTGTCGGAGAAACATGATAATCCCTTGAAGACCCTAAACTGGTTGCTCTACTCAGTCTGAAGCTCACATTGCCCCGATTGAAACTAAAACGAGAAAAGAAGCGGCTGGAAGGATTCAATTGGCGATTAATGGAAGCTCGGACAGAGCTGCTACCAGCTCTGGAAGCTGTATCCGACATAATCGATGATCGATCCCATTCTTGCAGCTCGGCATTGGAAGATACACCAGCCGTTTCGGAGAGCGAACCAACTTCGCCTTTTCTGTTTGATGCTGTCTTAAGCTGGTCTGTATCTGCTTCATCTTGGTTTGCACGTTGAGTGTAGTCATCACCATCTTTGTCGCAGGGCTCGTAAACCTGAAACAAAATCACGAATTGAAAAATTCCAGATCACATCTCATAATGTAGAAACCAATAAAAATTCTCTCCGTTAACAATCGTTCAGCAACATTACGATCGAGCCGAATGCTAGAACACGACATCGGCTACTCAAATCCAATTTTAATACATATAAATGCAACAACAAACATTCTAATCTATGAGCATGGAAATGCCGATACCATCGGTACGAATCCTTAAAACCGAAATAGCAGAATCCGAAAACAACCTGGTCGGCATTGTCTGGACCGCGACGGGATCCGGAGAGGGAGCCGAGGCAGGACGATTGGAAGACCCTAGCTTTGCCTTTGGATCGGTCCCTGCGGCCGCTGCTAGAGGAGGCCTTGCTGCCTCCAGATCCCATCTTCCCGGAGCGCCCTtcaatgattaattaatcaacCTCGAGACGAGGCCATGGAACCGCATTGCCGGCTCTCGGAATCCGGGCTCCCAGATCCAGACGGCGTGAAAGCTCAGCAGTGGTGGGATTTATGCAATGAGTGGGACTGAAGTTGGGTGAAAGTGAGGGAGATTTTAGGTGGGGGGGTGATGGGAGTAGCTGAGGAATGAGACAAATGAActtgtagagagagagagagaggaagggaAGGGATTGCTTCTTCTTGGGGGAGAGAAAAGGAggcggaggaggaagaagaagaagaagagtagGGAGCACTCACTCTCATCaatccttctctctctctctctctctctctctctacagtCAGGGTCTTCTTCAGtgactttcttctttttaatggAAGCTGCTGCCGCTGATGCTGAGAAAGACATAGACAGCAGCAGAACAGACCATGGCCATGGCGTCTTCTCTGCCTGTCTTTCCGCATTCAAAATTTTGCACTTCATCATTCACTCACTCACTCGCTGCCACAGCCTCTGCCTCGTTGTCCGGcccaatttcaattttcacctCCCTATCTCTTCAGGCCCAGCCAAGCTCAGTGCACATACCTGTCTGTGTATGCACATTTGAATTCAGGGGGAGGTCCACAGCACTTCCTATGAATCTTTGGTTCGGTTATATTTGCACTACCAGGGTTCATGAGGCCGATCCACGGTTCATTCATGATGTCCTAACGTGATCACTGGATCGATGTGGAGTCCACCATCAAGTGTTGCTCCAATGATCATCAGGACCTCATTAATGAGATGTATACTTCCCTCTTGAATCTAGACTTATTATGTCTTCGAAGGTATCTTGAGATATTGTTGTACGAAAAAGACATTAGCAAATGCGTATCTAGAACAACCCGTAACATAGTATAGATCTAGGTGATTCCAGTTGTGTCAATCGGGATAAGACGTTGAAACAGTAGGAAACAGTTTTGTTGGTCCTCTGCATATGGCTTGAATGTAGACTAATCGATATCAATCCATGCTGAAAAACCTTGTGCTTTTCATGGTAAGATGATCGGATGCAATACCAAGTATGAAACATGATCAGTAGATAGTAAAGGATAATTGAGTTGGCCACGATAGGTCAATTGATTAGCCATATTCTGTGTCTGAATAATCTTTCAAGTTAGCCATGTTGTAGTCTATCATATGATGGAGGAAAGCTATCAAATATGTTGAGCATTCTCTCGAGAAGAGGACCTCGACAAACTGAACACCACTTTGGGAAATATTCAAATATCAAATTCGACAGGATATGCACTCCGATTTGAGCAGCCAATTCACAAGGAGCAAAGGTTTTGGTGACTATTGATTAGATTTGTTACAGGCATCACCAATGCACAATCTTGTAGATAATTCTCTGAAATAAGATCCAGCATTAACAAGCTCAGTAAAACTTCTATAGATCCCAAAGCATGAAAGGCGAGGCTGCTTCACATTACCCTGAACTGAAAAAGGCTAACCATCACGCTCCTCACAACCTTGTCGGTATCCCCCAGCATCTACATCAGGACCCATAAGGCTATCAGGAAAGACTGGGTTGCAAGGAAGACTGAATTAGTCCTGAGAAAAGATGGGTTCGCACTTCGCAGTTCAGTTTAAGGCAAGAGTTACCCGATTGGGAAAACATGTGCAGGTAAGTATTAATAGTCATTGCAGAATTCTCTGATTTAAGACCCGTAAAAGCTAAGCACTCACAACTTTCGTGTTTCTGGTAGAAAGGGTTACAGATTCCTTCGACTCAACTGCCACGCGAATTGATCAGCTGCTACCACGGCACGCGATGCTGCACCAACTGAGCCATCGTACCTGCAATAGACAGTTGAAAGAAATG
This genomic window contains:
- the LOC116191916 gene encoding E3 ubiquitin-protein ligase RNF6 isoform X1, which encodes MGSGGSKASSSSGRRDRSKGKARVFQSSCLGSLSGSRRGPDNADQVYEPCDKDGDDYTQRANQDEADTDQLKTASNRKGEVGSLSETAGVSSNAELQEWDRSSIMSDTASRAGSSSVRASINRQLNPSSRFFSRFSFNRGNVSFRLSRATSLGSSRDYHVSPTNLTRSDDEEDLHFHGAPSSGLFDINESRQGSDSLHSSRVNRDPTRFIDGALGNRWSSSLASEPSDNLGANLTISSTSDVDRDVDNARAAVDMNFRNPRLLPEHGYVESGPSDRRAGAREPVERNVRFSRTLSVGRLRDRVLRRSSLSEFTYCPVQREGEASDEGQGTEREGLGVETRTSAAESNAASLQPTSGYSPAGLSDSLFSDQYHEADTSRSREARYRDLLEHRSDFLERRRRIRSQVRALQRLESRFENLSGHERSCILSGQHRTGRCTCRNGNRGANSNDDTNARASISRIVMLAEALFEVLDEIHQQSVVLSSRPSVSSIGSVPAPNEVVDSLPTKLYSKLQTQKTEEAAQCYICLVEYEEGESVRILPCHHEFHRACIDKWLKEIHRVCPLCRGDICRSGSFSAENEV
- the LOC116191916 gene encoding uncharacterized protein LOC116191916 isoform X2, with translation MGSGGSKASSSSGRRDRSKGKARVFQSSCLGSLSGSRRGPDNADQVYEPCDKDGDDYTQRANQDEADTDQLKTASNRKGEVGSLSETAGVSSNAELQEWDRSSIMSDTASRAGSSSVRASINRQLNPSSRFFSRFSFNRGNVSFRLSRATSLGSSRDYHVSPTNLTRSDDEEDLHFHGAPSSGLFDINESRQGSDSLHSSRVNRDPTRFIDGALGNRWSSSLASEPSDNLGANLTISSTSDVDRDVDNARAAVDMNFRNPRLLPEHGYVESGPSDRRAGAREPVERNVRFSRTLSVGRLRDRVLRRSSLSEFTYCPVQREGEASDEGQGTEREGLGVETRTSAAESNAASLQPTSGYSPAGLSDSLFSDQYHEADTSRSREARYRDLLEHRSDFLERRRRIRSQVRALQRLESRFENLSGHERSCILSGQHRTGRCTCRNGNRGANSNDDTNARASISRIVMLAEALFEQSVVLSSRPSVSSIGSVPAPNEVVDSLPTKLYSKLQTQKTEEAAQCYICLVEYEEGESVRILPCHHEFHRACIDKWLKEIHRVCPLCRGDICRSGSFSAENEV